The Nematostella vectensis chromosome 6, jaNemVect1.1, whole genome shotgun sequence region GAGAGGATGAAAGACGGAAAAGAGAAGAGGAAAGACTTGTGAGTTCTTGACAGACTTGTAGTACAAATATTGTGTGTAATGCAACCAAGGGTATATTTTCCTATTCCTTTAATATATACTTTTCACTTGTGATTATTACAGTGTTTACCAAGGGGAACCCTGTTAAATTTGAACTTTAAGGGGAAATGAAAATTAGTTGAAGTAGCAGGGGTTCTAGTAAGGTGGTATCAATATAACAGAGTACAGTAAGACTAACTTACTAAGTCAGAGTAAGACTAACTACTGTAAATCAGATCCAAATTCAAGAAAGTTATTCCCAGCCCAAGTCAACAGGAGATTAAAGTTTTCTAGGGTCCAAGGATAAAAACTGTTGATTTTTGTGGAGGGAGGAAAACCAAAGAACCTGGAGAAAAACCCTCAGAACAAAGGCGAGAACCAACTAACTCAGGGAATCAAACCTGGAACCTGGTGGGAGAGGCACCGGCATAACAGAGAGACCAACTGCCAACTCAGTGACACACAGGGTCCACCCTGGCCTGGAGACTTACTCTATGTCTGTTATTGGCTCCAAAAGAACTTCAAAATTGTTGGATAAATGATTTTATGATTtcctttttgtgttttttaggAAGCAGAAGAGAAAGCAAGaaaggaagaagaagaaaggaaAGCATATGAAGAGTATTTAGCCATGAGGAATGCTTTCTCAGTGGAGGAGGAAGGCGTGGGAGAGACAGAGGAAGAGGTGTGTATTTGTAATAAAgaatgttctttttttaaatacatcTACTCTAAAAAAACACTCATTCATAATGTCAAAGACTTTGATTTTTATACTTCGGTATTgattatttgtaagaatagTGATAAATACATTGAAGTAAtacattgaaatattttttcctgtTGATTAACTATCAATTGTGTTAGCCAGtgatattttcaatgaaaacTCAGGCTTAGACCTGATGTGTGATGTATGTTCATATTCCAGAACCAAGCCCTGCTACAGGACTTCATTGATTATATCAAGGTACGGATAATGTAAGGTCCAACAATGTTTAGCTTCCCCTCTTTTGTTTGTATATTGCCAATATGCCATTATGAAGGTTTTTTATTCTGACCATATCACTTAAACATCTCATAGAAGAGTCTGTCAAAATAAACAGAGATGTTGTGGTAATCTTTGCCCCTTATTGTTTACAGAATAACAAAGTTGTGATGCTTGAAGATTTGGCATGCCATTTTGGTTTGAGAACACAGGATGCCATAGAAAGACTTAACTCCCTTCAGGAGCTTGAGAGGATCACAGGTGTGTAGTATAGAAGGCAATACGACTACCTGAACTAACCCTTTGCATCATATTGGAGTCCTTTTGTGtaaataaaatcttaaaaagaaaaggggGGCAAACCATGCTTGACCTGTAGTGTAAAATGTGTGCTACATACAAGAGGTGAATTTGAAAATTTAATGCTCTGTATGATCTCACAGGATGGAATGTATTACTGTAAGTTGGGTtcagcaattttttttctgtggttTTGCTGGCTGAAATGGCACAGAGGCCTAAATTCATGATATTATGTTTGGGTTGTAATGCTGTGGTCCAGTCCCTATTTACCTATTTAATCCCCCTTTCTGTTGCAGGTGTTATTGATGACAGAGGCAAGTTTATCTACATCTCTCCTGACGAGCTTGAGGCTGTAGCCAAATTTATCAAGCAAAGAGGGCGTGTTACGATAACTGATCTTGCTGAGTCTAGTAACAAACTTATAAACCTAAAGACATCTAGCACAGAGGTTCAGGCATCGGCCTAGCcagatttatatatatatataccagTGGCGTGGTCAAGAATGTTTTCTTGTTATAGGGTTTTGGGAAGTATTCTTGCCAGAGTAATTCTACTAAAAAATCACCTCAGGGTGTTTGCTTACATACAATAGTTAACTGTATTTATTCTAGTTGTTACCCTGTTTCCTCGAGCTTGACCAAGCCCCTGTTTTGAATCTTGTGCTTTGAAGAAAATGTAAACCCAAGTTGAGGTAGAAAGCCATCGCATGCTTCAACAACTTTAATTGTAACATTAAAAATTGATTATAAATGCTATAGTAAATCCATAACTGAAATAAAACGTCAAAATTTACTCTTGCACTGCCCTACACTCTTTTCTTATCTATTACAGTAAATCACACATCGCAAAAGAGTATAGTTTAAAGGCCTACTTAGGGTAAGGGATGTACCTAAAAAGGTTCTCAAGCGGTAACATATCCTAAGAAGCCGGTGTCTTCTTGCTGGTTTTGCGTAGAATTGCCCTGTCTTCGCTTTTTATGACCTAGCGATGCTGGGACGGAAGTATTTTGTTTTGGATGTTTTGAGCCCAGGTTCTGTGTAGCCATAAAGAAAACTAGAGGTAAAAATGCACGCCGTTTTCTTGCACTTAGATGGCTCAACACCGCAAACCACAGGCCAGCGAATTATGTACTAGAAGGGAAATCCGGTACCTCATTTGTCAAAACTAAGACTTTAACTTACACTAAGCCTTAAACCTACATCTACATAgttcttttttgtttctcCCACTATTATCCGTTTTCAGTCCTTTTAAAAGCTGCTGATCTCTCCACTTTATGCTGCGTTCTTATCTGCCGGAACTTCCTTGTTAATGGCTTCAATCGGTTCGCCCTCATCGACTTCATTCGATTCTTCACCGACCTCATCCGAATCATCTCctatgatgatgttgatgctCATCATTTGGGTCCATATCGACTTTGCCCGAGTCCTTCTCGACCTCATACGAATCATAGTCAAATGATTCGGGATATTCATCATTTCTTTCCTTCTCTTTGGTCGCGCCCATGTCAGAGCCGCTTTTGGCTTCGTTCTAGTTAACAATTATGATACATGAGTTCTAATGATGGAAAAGCCCTTTTGGAGTATAAAATCTACATAATTATCACTTCTGTATGTCGGGAGATAccttaaaaatatttatccctTATGCACTATTATTGCCCATAAATTATTAACACAAAATGATACGCGCTCTTGGTTTCTTCGTTTTAAAATGGACTGTCAATGACCTTCATTTTCCACGATAGATGATAAATCAGCTCATGTCACTGACATAAATCTGCCTAGCATCGAGAATTGAGATCTTGATTGACAAGCCCAGGTTAGAACTAGAGACCACCCAGGTAAGGAGAGCTAGGGACCAGGCCAAGTCTAAAAACTTAATATTATGATAATAGTATTCTAACCTTGTCATCTCCCACGTTCTTGGTCGCGAATCTCTTGCCATAGCCATAGTTCCCcgcattgttgttattgttgttgttgtttccaCTGCTATGGCGACGTCTGGTAAATCCACGACGTCTGGTATATCTACGCCGGGTGTAGCGACGTCTGGTAGCTCTACGACGCCTGGTAAATCTGCGACGTCTTATGTAACGACGACGACTGTTGTAACGACGTCTGATAAATCAGAAACAGTTTAATTTTCGATTTTCGCTAGATTACATGCTATGTCACTGGCTGTAATGTGTGGACCATTCATGTGTGATAAGTGATTGTGAGTAGATGCCTTGTGGGATTCGCGTGGGTGTATGATGTTTATGGGATTCGCGGGTGTGGATGTGGGAAATGGATGCCGTATTTTGCGGTTGCACGTGTTGATGTGCATTCGGCGTCTGTGTgcgggagaggggagggattgCGTTTTTGATGTGTGGGTTTTGATCCGTGTGTGTGTGATGTGCGTTGGGCGTGGGTGTGTGAGATGTGCGCGTGTttgatgtgtgtgtgtgtgtgtggggggggggggggtgcgtgtTGAATGTGGGGTTTATTTATATACAACAAATTCTTGAATCACTGAGTTCTATTTTTTTCGACGTTTCGGCAATACTGCCTTCAATGAAATAAGCACAAGACAATCACTGCACAGGACCAAAAACACTACTTGAATATGTG contains the following coding sequences:
- the LOC5514992 gene encoding DDRGK domain-containing protein 1 encodes the protein MAAYNSYVIWLIMAAVVGVMLAIATFIAKKKEKTKPSKPRGTAPIQDDAAPVRRRNRNARNRMQAGQRLQANDDDSDNDFHDDDEPFSLGLEDQMPGAKIGAKKMKRMEMKAEKRAMREQMEAERQDRKEREAMREEQRKREDERRKREEERLEAEEKARKEEEERKAYEEYLAMRNAFSVEEEGVGETEEENQALLQDFIDYIKNNKVVMLEDLACHFGLRTQDAIERLNSLQELERITGVIDDRGKFIYISPDELEAVAKFIKQRGRVTITDLAESSNKLINLKTSSTEVQASA